A single region of the Streptomyces vilmorinianum genome encodes:
- a CDS encoding MATE family efflux transporter: MTQAPPTPRAVRRQHDREIISLALPAFGALVAEPLFLMVDSAIVGHLGTPQLAGLAIAAALLSTAVSVFVFLAYATTAAVARRVGAGDLQAAIRQGMDGIWLALLLGGAVVALTLPTAPWLVDIFGASDTAAPYAITYLRISSLGIPAMLVVLAATGVLRGLQDTRTPLYVAIGGFGANALLNVGLVYGAGMGIAGSAWGTVIAQCGMAVAYLVVVVRGARRHGASLRPDAAGIRASAQAGAPLLVRTLSLRAVLMIATAVAARMGDAEVAAHQIILSLWSLMAFALDAIAIAGQAIIGRYLGADDAEGARQVCRRMIQWGAVSGVVLGALLVVARPLFIPLFTSDTTVQDTLLPALLVVAVSQPISGVVFVLDGVLMGAGDGPYLAWAMLLTLAVFAPVALLVPVLGGGLTALWWAMTLMMTVRMLTLWLRSRSGRWIVTGATR; encoded by the coding sequence ATGACCCAGGCTCCCCCGACCCCCAGAGCCGTGCGCCGGCAGCACGACCGAGAGATCATCTCGCTCGCTCTCCCGGCGTTCGGCGCGCTCGTCGCCGAGCCGCTCTTCCTCATGGTCGACAGCGCCATTGTCGGCCATCTCGGGACCCCACAGCTCGCCGGTCTCGCCATCGCGGCCGCGCTGCTGTCCACCGCCGTCAGCGTCTTCGTCTTCCTCGCCTATGCCACCACGGCCGCCGTCGCCCGCCGCGTAGGAGCGGGCGACCTCCAGGCCGCCATCCGTCAGGGCATGGACGGCATCTGGCTCGCGCTCCTCCTGGGCGGAGCCGTCGTCGCCCTCACCCTGCCCACCGCTCCCTGGCTGGTGGACATCTTCGGCGCCTCCGACACCGCCGCCCCGTACGCCATCACGTACCTCCGCATCTCCAGCCTCGGCATCCCCGCCATGCTCGTCGTCCTGGCCGCCACCGGCGTCCTGCGCGGCCTGCAGGACACCCGCACACCGCTCTACGTGGCCATCGGAGGCTTCGGAGCCAACGCGCTCCTCAACGTCGGTCTGGTGTACGGCGCCGGGATGGGCATCGCCGGCTCCGCCTGGGGCACCGTGATCGCCCAGTGCGGCATGGCCGTCGCGTATCTCGTCGTGGTCGTCCGTGGCGCCAGACGCCACGGCGCCTCCCTGCGCCCGGACGCGGCCGGCATACGCGCCAGCGCTCAGGCCGGCGCACCGCTCCTGGTCCGTACGCTCTCCCTGCGGGCTGTCCTGATGATCGCCACCGCGGTCGCGGCCCGCATGGGTGATGCCGAGGTCGCCGCGCACCAGATCATCCTGTCCCTGTGGAGCCTGATGGCCTTCGCCCTGGACGCGATCGCCATCGCCGGACAGGCCATCATCGGCCGCTATCTCGGCGCCGACGACGCCGAGGGGGCCCGGCAGGTCTGCCGTCGCATGATCCAGTGGGGTGCGGTCTCCGGCGTCGTGCTGGGCGCGCTCCTCGTTGTCGCCCGCCCGCTCTTCATCCCGCTCTTCACCAGCGACACGACGGTCCAGGACACCCTCCTCCCGGCCCTGCTGGTCGTCGCGGTGTCCCAGCCCATCTCCGGGGTGGTCTTCGTCCTCGACGGCGTCCTGATGGGCGCGGGGGACGGCCCCTACCTCGCCTGGGCCATGCTGCTCACCCTGGCCGTCTTCGCCCCGGTCGCCCTGCTGGTCCCCGTTCTCGGCGGCGGGCTCACCGCGCTCTGGTGGGCGATGACGCTGATGATGACCGTCCGGATGCTGACGCTCTGGCTGCGCTCGCGCTCGGGCCGGTGGATCGTCACCGGAGCCACACGGTGA
- the rplI gene encoding 50S ribosomal protein L9 has translation MKIILTHEVSGLGAAGDVVDVKDGYARNYLVPRGFAIRWTKGGEKDVAQIRRARKIHEIATIEQANEIKAQLEGVKVRLAVRSGDAGRLFGSVTPADIASAIKSAGGPDVDKRRVELGSPIKTLGSHQVSVRLHPEVAAKLGVEVVAA, from the coding sequence ATGAAGATCATCCTGACCCACGAGGTCTCTGGCCTCGGTGCCGCCGGCGATGTCGTCGACGTCAAGGACGGTTACGCTCGCAACTACCTGGTCCCGCGTGGTTTCGCGATCCGCTGGACCAAGGGTGGCGAGAAGGACGTGGCGCAGATCCGCCGCGCCCGCAAGATCCACGAGATCGCGACCATCGAGCAGGCCAACGAGATCAAGGCCCAGCTCGAGGGCGTGAAGGTGCGTCTGGCCGTTCGCTCCGGCGACGCCGGCCGCCTCTTCGGCTCCGTGACCCCGGCCGACATCGCCTCGGCGATCAAGTCCGCGGGTGGCCCCGACGTCGACAAGCGTCGCGTCGAGCTCGGTTCGCCGATCAAGACCCTGGGCTCGCACCAGGTGTCCGTGCGTCTGCACCCCGAGGTTGCCGCGAAGCTCGGCGTCGAGGTCGTCGCCGCGTAA
- the rpsR gene encoding 30S ribosomal protein S18, with the protein MAKPPVRKPKKKVCAFCKDKTAYVDYKDTNMLRKFISDRGKIRARRVTGNCTQHQRDVATAVKNSREMALLPYTSTAR; encoded by the coding sequence ATGGCGAAGCCGCCTGTGCGCAAGCCTAAGAAGAAGGTCTGCGCGTTCTGCAAGGACAAGACCGCGTACGTGGACTACAAGGACACGAACATGCTGCGGAAGTTCATTTCCGACCGCGGCAAGATCCGTGCCCGCCGCGTGACCGGCAACTGCACGCAGCACCAGCGTGACGTCGCCACGGCCGTCAAGAACAGCCGTGAGATGGCGCTGCTGCCCTACACGTCCACCGCGCGATAA
- a CDS encoding single-stranded DNA-binding protein, protein MAGETVITVVGNLVDDPELRFTPSGAAVAKFRIASTPRTFDRQTNEWKDGESLFLTCSVWRQAAENVAESLQRGMRVVVQGRLKQRSYEDREGVKRTVYELDVEEVGPSLKNATAKVTKTTGRGGQGGYGGGGQQGGGSWGGSSGGGQQGGGGAPADDPWATSAPAGGQQPQGGGGGWGGNSSGGGYSDEPPF, encoded by the coding sequence ATGGCAGGCGAGACCGTCATCACGGTCGTCGGCAATCTTGTCGACGACCCCGAGCTGCGCTTCACCCCGTCCGGTGCGGCGGTCGCGAAGTTCCGTATCGCGTCCACCCCCCGCACCTTCGACCGTCAGACCAATGAGTGGAAGGACGGCGAGAGCCTGTTCCTGACCTGCTCGGTCTGGCGTCAGGCGGCGGAGAACGTCGCCGAGTCGCTCCAGCGAGGCATGCGCGTTGTCGTGCAGGGCCGTCTGAAGCAGCGGTCCTATGAGGACCGCGAGGGCGTCAAGCGCACGGTCTACGAGCTGGACGTCGAGGAAGTCGGCCCCAGCCTCAAGAACGCCACGGCCAAGGTCACCAAGACCACCGGTCGTGGTGGCCAGGGTGGCTACGGCGGCGGTGGCCAGCAGGGCGGCGGCAGCTGGGGCGGAAGCTCCGGTGGTGGCCAGCAGGGTGGTGGCGGTGCTCCCGCCGACGACCCGTGGGCGACCAGCGCGCCGGCCGGCGGTCAGCAGCCGCAGGGCGGCGGGGGCGGCTGGGGTGGAAACTCCAGCGGCGGCGGCTACTCGGACGAGCCGCCCTTCTAG
- the rpsF gene encoding 30S ribosomal protein S6 — MRHYEVMVILDPDLEERAVSPLIENFLSVVREGNGKVEKVDTWGRRRLAYEIKKKPEGIYSVIDLQAEPAVVKELDRQMNLNESVLRTKVLRPETH, encoded by the coding sequence ATGCGTCACTACGAGGTGATGGTCATCCTCGACCCCGATCTCGAGGAGCGCGCTGTCTCCCCGCTGATCGAGAACTTCCTCTCCGTCGTCCGTGAGGGCAACGGAAAGGTCGAGAAGGTCGACACCTGGGGCCGTCGTCGTCTCGCCTACGAGATCAAGAAGAAGCCCGAGGGCATCTACTCGGTCATCGACCTGCAGGCCGAGCCTGCGGTCGTCAAGGAGCTCGACCGCCAGATGAACCTGAACGAGTCGGTCCTCCGGACCAAGGTCCTCCGTCCCGAGACCCACTGA
- a CDS encoding lipid II:glycine glycyltransferase FemX produces MSLTLRTISREQHLAFIQSQPAASHCQVPAWADVKTEWRSENLGWFDKSGELVGTGLVLYRQLPKIKRYLAYLPEGPVINWYAPNLDDWLQPMLAHLKQQGAFSVKMGPPVVIRRWDSAAIKSGIQDPDVKRLKDVEATHIEPRAFEVADRLRKMGWQQGEDGGAGFGDVQPRYVFQVPLANRSLDDVLKGFNQLWRRNIKKAEKAGVEVVQGGYEDLAEWQRLYEITAVRDHFRPRPLSYFQRMWTVLNNEDPNRMRLYFARHNGVNLSAATMLVVGGHVWYSYGASDNIGREVRPSNAMQWRMLRDAYAMGATVYDLRGISDSLDETDHLFGLIQFKVGTGGEAVEYVGEWDFPLNKLLHKALDIYMSRR; encoded by the coding sequence ATGAGCCTGACCCTGAGGACCATCAGCCGTGAGCAGCATCTGGCATTCATCCAGAGCCAGCCCGCGGCGAGCCACTGCCAGGTCCCGGCGTGGGCTGATGTGAAGACCGAGTGGCGCTCGGAGAACCTGGGTTGGTTCGACAAGTCCGGCGAGCTCGTCGGCACGGGCCTCGTGCTCTACCGTCAGCTGCCGAAGATCAAGCGCTACTTGGCGTATCTGCCCGAGGGCCCGGTCATCAACTGGTACGCCCCGAACCTGGACGACTGGCTGCAGCCGATGCTCGCGCATCTCAAGCAGCAGGGCGCCTTCTCCGTGAAGATGGGCCCGCCGGTCGTCATCCGGCGCTGGGACTCGGCCGCCATCAAGTCCGGCATCCAGGACCCGGACGTGAAGCGCCTGAAGGATGTCGAGGCCACGCACATCGAGCCGCGTGCCTTCGAAGTCGCCGACCGGCTGCGGAAGATGGGCTGGCAGCAGGGCGAGGACGGCGGCGCCGGCTTCGGTGACGTCCAGCCCCGCTATGTCTTCCAGGTACCGCTCGCGAACCGCTCGCTCGACGATGTCCTCAAGGGCTTCAACCAGCTGTGGCGCCGCAACATCAAGAAGGCCGAGAAGGCCGGTGTCGAGGTCGTCCAGGGCGGCTACGAGGACCTGGCCGAGTGGCAGCGCCTGTACGAGATCACGGCCGTCCGCGACCACTTCCGTCCGCGTCCGCTCTCCTACTTCCAGCGCATGTGGACCGTCCTCAACAACGAGGACCCCAACCGCATGCGGCTGTACTTCGCCCGCCACAACGGCGTGAACCTCTCCGCCGCCACCATGCTCGTCGTCGGCGGACACGTCTGGTACTCCTACGGAGCCTCCGACAACATCGGCCGCGAGGTCCGGCCCTCGAACGCGATGCAGTGGCGGATGCTGCGTGACGCCTACGCCATGGGCGCGACCGTCTACGACCTGCGCGGCATCTCGGACTCGCTCGACGAGACCGACCACCTCTTCGGACTGATCCAGTTCAAGGTCGGCACGGGCGGCGAGGCCGTCGAGTACGTCGGCGAGTGGGACTTCCCGCTCAACAAGCTCCTGCACAAGGCGCTCGACATCTACATGTCGCGTCGCTGA
- a CDS encoding alanine racemase: MALSLYVDTARWRAHQKSVIDQFPGLIPVCKGNGYGFGHERLADEASRFGADMLAVGTTYEAAKIKDWFGGDLLVLTPFRRGEEPVPLPDRVIRSVSSVDGVHALVGARVVIECMSSMKRHGVLEEDLGRLHAAIEDVRLEGFALHLPLDRTDGTDAVEEVIGWMDRLRAARLPLHTMFVSHLRAEEQARLRQQFPQTRFRARIGTRLWLGDHDATEYRGSVLDVTRVAKGDRFGYRQQKAASDGWLVVVAGGTSHGVGLEAPKAMHGVMPRAKGVARAGLATVNRNLSPFVWAGKQRWFAEPPHMQVSILFVPSDAQEPKVGDELVAHLRHTTTQYDRLVER; the protein is encoded by the coding sequence ATGGCGCTCTCCCTCTATGTCGACACCGCTCGCTGGCGGGCGCACCAGAAGTCCGTGATCGACCAGTTCCCCGGCCTGATCCCGGTCTGCAAGGGCAACGGTTACGGGTTCGGCCATGAGCGGCTGGCCGACGAGGCGTCCCGGTTCGGCGCGGACATGCTGGCCGTGGGCACCACGTACGAGGCCGCGAAGATCAAGGACTGGTTCGGCGGCGACCTGCTCGTCCTCACCCCCTTCCGGCGTGGCGAGGAGCCGGTGCCGCTGCCGGACCGGGTGATCCGCTCCGTGTCGTCCGTGGACGGCGTGCACGCCCTCGTGGGCGCCCGTGTCGTCATCGAGTGCATGAGCTCGATGAAGCGCCACGGCGTCCTGGAGGAGGACCTGGGCCGGCTGCACGCCGCCATCGAGGACGTACGGCTGGAGGGCTTCGCCCTCCACCTGCCCCTGGACCGCACGGACGGCACCGACGCGGTCGAGGAGGTCATCGGCTGGATGGACCGGCTGCGGGCCGCCCGGCTGCCGCTGCACACCATGTTCGTGAGCCACCTGCGGGCCGAGGAGCAGGCCCGGCTCCGGCAGCAGTTCCCGCAGACCCGCTTCCGCGCCCGGATCGGCACCCGGCTGTGGCTGGGCGACCACGATGCCACCGAGTACCGCGGCTCCGTCCTGGACGTCACCCGGGTCGCCAAGGGCGACCGCTTCGGCTACCGCCAGCAGAAGGCCGCCTCCGACGGCTGGCTGGTGGTCGTCGCCGGCGGTACGTCGCACGGAGTGGGCCTGGAGGCTCCCAAGGCGATGCACGGGGTGATGCCGCGCGCGAAGGGCGTGGCCCGCGCCGGCCTGGCGACCGTCAACCGGAACCTTTCGCCGTTCGTCTGGGCCGGCAAGCAGCGCTGGTTCGCCGAACCGCCGCACATGCAGGTGTCGATCCTGTTCGTCCCGTCCGACGCCCAGGAGCCGAAGGTCGGCGACGAGCTGGTGGCCCATCTGCGGCACACCACGACGCAGTACGACCGGCTCGTCGAGCGCTGA
- a CDS encoding glycosyltransferase family 87 protein: MPSLHKTSPPQDGPQDPPVVCPTHRDEVAAAGSALIGGPVGRRALLGAGPLTPVRVIALVAIGMFALGMVQKIPCYDWAWFRGTTSQYTHACYSDIPHLFVGRGFSEGLVPYFDRLSGDIEFLEYPVLTGLFMKVAAWLTPGGGDIMHREQTYWMINAAMLMVCAAVMAVCVARTHRRRPWDGLLVALAPAFALTATINWDLLAVALTAAAVLMWSRGRPLAFGILIGLATAAKFYPILLLGPLLLLCWRAWKWREYGAALLGAAGAWLVVNLPVMILAPEGWKQFYAFSTERNVDFGSVWLLISQRTGEAIAPGTANTYAILLMLLACAGLAVLTLTAPRRPRFAQLAFLIVAAFVLTNKVYSPQYVLWLIPLAALARPRWRDFLVWQACEVMYFLGIWMYLAFTTSGNKQGLPTDGYHFVVVLHLLGTLYLCAVIVRDILAPERDVVRQDGSDDPSGGVLDGAEDVFVRGRAAHPARHAATAVEGPQVEWGVPRE, from the coding sequence ATGCCGAGCCTCCACAAGACGAGTCCGCCGCAGGACGGGCCGCAGGACCCGCCGGTGGTGTGCCCCACCCACCGCGACGAGGTCGCCGCGGCGGGCAGCGCGCTGATCGGCGGGCCGGTCGGCCGCCGGGCCCTGCTCGGTGCCGGCCCCCTCACCCCTGTGCGGGTGATCGCACTGGTGGCCATCGGGATGTTTGCGCTGGGAATGGTGCAGAAGATCCCGTGTTACGACTGGGCCTGGTTCCGGGGCACCACCTCGCAGTACACCCACGCCTGCTACTCCGACATTCCGCACCTCTTCGTCGGGCGTGGTTTCTCCGAGGGCCTGGTGCCGTACTTCGACCGTCTGAGCGGCGACATAGAGTTCCTGGAGTACCCGGTCCTGACCGGTCTGTTCATGAAGGTCGCGGCCTGGCTCACGCCCGGTGGCGGCGACATCATGCACCGCGAGCAGACGTACTGGATGATCAACGCGGCCATGCTGATGGTCTGCGCCGCCGTCATGGCCGTCTGCGTCGCCCGTACCCACCGCCGCCGGCCCTGGGACGGACTGCTGGTCGCCCTGGCACCCGCGTTCGCGCTCACCGCCACCATCAACTGGGATCTGCTGGCCGTCGCGCTGACCGCCGCCGCCGTGCTGATGTGGTCGCGCGGCCGTCCGCTCGCCTTCGGCATCCTGATCGGTCTCGCGACCGCCGCCAAGTTCTATCCGATACTGCTTCTCGGCCCTCTCCTGCTGCTGTGCTGGCGGGCCTGGAAATGGCGGGAGTACGGGGCGGCGCTGCTCGGCGCGGCCGGTGCGTGGCTCGTGGTGAATCTGCCGGTGATGATCCTCGCGCCCGAGGGGTGGAAGCAGTTCTACGCCTTCAGCACCGAGCGGAATGTGGACTTCGGTTCTGTCTGGCTGTTGATCAGCCAGCGCACCGGTGAGGCGATCGCGCCCGGGACGGCCAACACGTACGCGATACTGCTGATGCTGCTGGCCTGCGCGGGCCTCGCCGTGCTGACGCTCACCGCGCCCCGCCGCCCCCGCTTCGCGCAGCTGGCCTTCCTGATCGTGGCCGCGTTCGTGCTGACCAACAAGGTGTACTCGCCGCAGTACGTCCTGTGGCTCATCCCCCTGGCCGCTCTGGCCCGGCCCCGCTGGCGCGACTTCCTGGTCTGGCAGGCGTGCGAGGTCATGTACTTCCTCGGCATCTGGATGTACCTGGCCTTCACCACCAGCGGCAACAAGCAGGGCCTGCCGACGGACGGCTACCACTTCGTAGTCGTCCTGCATCTGCTCGGAACGCTCTACCTGTGTGCCGTGATCGTGCGCGACATCCTGGCGCCCGAGCGGGACGTGGTGCGGCAGGACGGCTCGGACGACCCCTCCGGGGGCGTCCTGGACGGCGCGGAGGACGTCTTCGTACGGGGAAGGGCCGCGCATCCCGCCCGGCACGCGGCCACGGCCGTGGAGGGGCCGCAGGTGGAGTGGGGAGTCCCCCGGGAGTAG